The genome window ATCCTCGAGATCCTTGCTGACCTGGGTGAAGTATTTTCGGTCGTCGATAGCTACAAAGAGCAGTGCGCTCGGATTATCATCCTGCTTCGATCCGATGCCCCAACCGCGTGCCACGGCAAGGGAATAATCGAATATCGGCCTCTCGCCGGTCGTCTTTACGACTGCCACGGCGATCTCGACGGACGGATTCGTCTTGTTGCGAAAGTCCGTTAATCGCGTTTCGAGCCGCTGCTTTGTCCCGCCATCGATAACGCCCGCATAGTCGTTGACAAAACCGGACGGCGACGGCAGCGGCGAGACATTCTGCGACCATGGCTGAGATTCCTGCCCAAACGCATTAAATGACGCAGCGATCAGCAGGATCGCCACGGTCAACCACTTTAACTTTTGCACTGGTCGCCTTGTCATCAGATCAATCCTGTCGCACCTGATATACGATCTCCTAAATACTATGTTCGCAACGGGTCAGACGCGCTTGACCTCGATTATCTCTGCTCGAAATACGCGGATCACCTCTCGGACCGCCGGATGTGCTTTGGCATACTCGAGCAATTCCTCGTCACTCGGCTCGGCCGACAGGATGGGCAGATCGATCGGCTCCTGAAAGGACGGTCTTGGCTCGTACGCCGGAGCGACGGCCCGTCCTGACGACGCAGCAACCACAGGAGGCCTGTCTTCGACCGCAGCCAGTCCCAACCAGTCACGAACGATTGCGGACACATTTGTGATAGGTAAAAGGTCGTCACCACTCCATTCGAGCTGTAGCTCGTAACCACCGTCGAGACGCTTGTCATCGATATGGGCGAGCATCTCGGCCGTCGGTGGCGGAAGCCAGGCAGCCCGCCGCGGCTGCACAGGTTCTGAAACATCAAAGGGCTCAGAGATCGCCTCAAATACAACCGTCGCGGGCTCGGTTTCCGTAAATTCTTCGGGAGGAGCCGGGCTCGATTCAGATATTAGAGTTTTTTTTTCCTCAGTGGCCGTTGCCGAGGCGGAGGCGGCGACCGAGGTCGATTCGCCGCCGATCAGGGCATTCATTCGCGCGATGAGGTCTTCGATGTCGGCTACCTTTCGCATCTCGATAAGCTTGACAAGGCCAATTTCGAGGACGTATCGCGGGTGTGCGGCATCGCGAAGCGAGGCTTCGGTTGCGGCAAGCGAATTAAAGAAGCGGAGAAGGTCTGCCTCGGCAAAACCCGATACCATCTGCGTCATTTGTTCGCCCGCAAACACAGCTGTTTCAAATAGTTGACTTTCGCTCCCGGCGATCTTGAAGACCAGCAGATCACGAAAGAGGCCCAAAAGATCGCGACAGAAGTTCCGCAGATCGTGTCCGCGAACGATCAGGTCATCGACTACGGCCAACAGAGATCTGGCCTGTCGTTCGGCGATTGCCGTCACGGCCTTCGCAAGGACCTCTGCCCCGGCAAATCCCAGAGCACCAGTCACATCAACGGCACGTATCTTCTCGCCCGAAAAACTGATGACCTGATCAAAATTCGACTGTGCGTCACGCATCGACCCCTCGCCGGAACGGGCCAGTTCGCGCAGCGCATCATCATCGATATCGATCTTTTCGGCGTCTGCGATCAGCTTGAGCCGATCAAATATCTTCTGCAGCGGAATGGTCCGGAACTGGAATTCCTGACATCGCGACGTGATCGTTTCCGGCACCTTGTGCAGCTCGGTCGTCGCCATTACAAAAACGACATTCGGCGGCGGCTCTTCGACAGTTTTTAACAACGCGTTGAAGGCGGGCTTCGATAGCTGATGTACCTCGTCAATGATAAATACACGGTAGCGGTCGCGGGCGGGATTAAAATCTATGCTGTTGATGATCGTCTCTCGAACGTCGTCGATGCCCGTGTGCGATGCCGCATCGATCTCAAGAACGTCCATCGAGCGGCCTTCTGCGATCTCCTGACACGACGGGCAGACTTCTTTCTCGTTCGATCCGCATGGCGTGAGGGTAGGCTTATCAGATCTGTGACAATTCAGCGCCTTTGCCAGGATTCGCGCGGTGGTGGTTTTCCCTACTCCTCTCGCCCCCGAGAACAGATACGCATGGTGCAGCCGGTCATGTTCGATGGCGTTACGCAGCGTTTGCGTAATTACCTCCTGGCCCGTTACCTCGTCAAAGGTCTGCGGCCGCCATTTGCGGGCTATCACCTGATACGACATTTCTACTTAGAATAATTGATAACGCCCGAAAGTGAAAAGGCGGGCTA of Chloracidobacterium sp. contains these proteins:
- the dnaX gene encoding DNA polymerase III subunit gamma/tau produces the protein MSYQVIARKWRPQTFDEVTGQEVITQTLRNAIEHDRLHHAYLFSGARGVGKTTTARILAKALNCHRSDKPTLTPCGSNEKEVCPSCQEIAEGRSMDVLEIDAASHTGIDDVRETIINSIDFNPARDRYRVFIIDEVHQLSKPAFNALLKTVEEPPPNVVFVMATTELHKVPETITSRCQEFQFRTIPLQKIFDRLKLIADAEKIDIDDDALRELARSGEGSMRDAQSNFDQVISFSGEKIRAVDVTGALGFAGAEVLAKAVTAIAERQARSLLAVVDDLIVRGHDLRNFCRDLLGLFRDLLVFKIAGSESQLFETAVFAGEQMTQMVSGFAEADLLRFFNSLAATEASLRDAAHPRYVLEIGLVKLIEMRKVADIEDLIARMNALIGGESTSVAASASATATEEKKTLISESSPAPPEEFTETEPATVVFEAISEPFDVSEPVQPRRAAWLPPPTAEMLAHIDDKRLDGGYELQLEWSGDDLLPITNVSAIVRDWLGLAAVEDRPPVVAASSGRAVAPAYEPRPSFQEPIDLPILSAEPSDEELLEYAKAHPAVREVIRVFRAEIIEVKRV